One Melitaea cinxia chromosome 17, ilMelCinx1.1, whole genome shotgun sequence genomic region harbors:
- the LOC123661491 gene encoding eukaryotic translation elongation factor 1 epsilon-1, with the protein MEVVKYIGKYLNTPVGTVCYNTDKVLTTILDKENVEGFASIILKLVTKSGVTMSPEQRLLSYQWLEHLAVYSNQAVTNPTFAKNFLQGLNATLENNTYLIGNHLTITDIAAYHVLYPLIERLTVSEQESLLHVCRWSKHVQSQPKVSENRSPLSLNTLTLSLHAPVVQ; encoded by the exons ATGGAGGTGGTCAAATACATTGGAAAGTATCTTAATACGCCAGTTGGGACAGTCTGTTACAATACtgacaaa GTATTAACAACTATATTAGATAAGGAAAATGTAGAAGGGTTTGCTAGTATCATTTTGAAATTAGTAACAAAAAGTGGTGTTACAATGAGTCCAGAGCAAAGACTTCTTAGCTACCAATGGCTAGAACATTTAGCTGTATATAGTAACCAAGCAGTTACTAATCCTACATTTGCTAAGAATTTTTTAcag GGTCTTAATGCTACTCTTGAAaacaatacttatttaattgGAAATCACCTTACTATAACAGATATAGCAGCATACCATGTACTGTATCCATTAATT GAACGACTTACAGTTTCAGAGCAAGAATCATTACTACATGTTTGTAGGTGGTCAAAGCATGTTCAGTCTCAACCCAAAGTGAGTGAAAACCGGAGTCcattatctttaaatacattGACTCTGTCGCTCCATGCACCAGTAGTCcagtga